A region of the Culex quinquefasciatus strain JHB chromosome 1, VPISU_Cqui_1.0_pri_paternal, whole genome shotgun sequence genome:
CATACCCCAGAATGGTATGATAATCCCGTCGAATTCCCCCACCCATTTACCGCTCCCCCCAAAAACCCCTCTCTGACCAAACCGGTGTAAACTCCCATCAATATAGTCCGTCTCATCCGGCGGAAAATCGATTTAATTTTAATCACACCGAAGCCACACCACCAAACGAAGGCACCGTGAAACCCGGGGAGCAGCCACGGCAACAGTCCGGCGGCTGATCCGGCCGAAAACGGCGCGTTATCGGCTTTGGGCATTCGGTGGTGGGTGAGAAACACCCACAACAACCACGACTTACACAGCGCCCTCTGAGGCGCGCACACCCTCTTTTGTGGGGGGATCATTTCAATTTGCTGGTTCCACTTTGTAGGGAACGGGATTTGGGTAGCTCGTTAAGCACGTCATCGTTGGGTGAGGTGCGCGGAGTGGGGGTTGAATATTAGGGTGCTTCTTTTTGCAcacaaaactgtgttatttttaagtttaacctGCCTTCTAGTTACtcaaaacaatgttttgaacttAATGGATCAACATTGATTAAAATAAGTCTCTAAACTTATTTAGTTGAATGAAtcggaattgggtcctaaaatgaagcttagattgctgatattattgttcaaagcgataaagcttatttttctgagtacaatgaccctttgtacgaccataaagagcttaaaatggatttttaaatcaattttgaaaaattaacctcgcggtccttcttgacagaaaagctcctacttgacagctcgttccaaggggaccatagttgatccatcgaaaaaatgttgtcttgtcaaaaaaaatttttgcattaaaatgaaaaaaaaagtgatcagaaatggtttttaatcgtgttttttaccgttgtacataaaaattggcatagagctttagtacccaatttcaaCTGCATGGAtctcgagtttttttgaaaaggtccaataaaccaaattttcagtttttgctttttgggtgttttttaacactcctgactcaaggcggtttcaaaaacacccaaaacgcaaaaactggaaaattggtttatcgtaccttttttttttaaaaaaaactccagatatttgaaaggtttagatatgtttgaatgatttttcattttctcataTGAGATttggtttgaatatttttttttatttatgccaTGAAAGACTCTGCAATACATATTTCACCTCAAATAAAAAGTTACCGAAAGAAATTTTCCAGCCAGCTTTGATTTCTGGAAGCTGAGAAATGACCgaataaaaaatctgtttttgtgCAATTTCACATGAAAATACAACAacagattgcccggatacaaatatGAGCAAAGCCGTGGTGGTTGTTTCACACCAATAGTTACAGAATACTATCtgtttgctctccctctcacttcaATCGGGTAGTACAACAAAGGGTTCAGAGAGATCCATTGCGATATGTCGCTGAGTCGAAACAGTTTGCGATCTGCTTTGTTTTTCTCAGTTATTAAACTGCTTAAAATCTATGTTATCAAGAATGTTTTGCAATCTTGTTGATAACAcgacatcaaagacacatttaaaagcaattttcatcatgccaaatacaaatttacggcaaactgtggtagtgcaggccaaaagagcgccgagctgatatgttgttagattctctcctctctgaacgtattcgtgtgtgactcgggtcgacggagtgggcaaagaaattcacgaaatATTGGTGTAGCTGGGAGAATCGATTGAGAAAGTCGCTGGCAGCCTGATCGTAGTGTTCGCTCGCGACTGGTTGCGTGATCCAGTCAGCAAAGATTGgctcggcgatgagtgagtgatttcagATCTTTGAACCGAATATCAGGACCCTTgatttccgtagtaacagttcaatagggcgaatctgcgtttgtaaacaagcagtctatcccttttgccCAAGTAACAGTTCACGTAAAGTAAGAGGGGGACTGCTtttttacaaacgcagattcgccctattgaactgttactacggatttgATCATTAATAGGCATTTAATGAGGCTTATGATAATCGAGTGTGAACTGTACGTAAATAATTCCTAGTGCAAGCTTTCAAAAGGTTGCATTAGAAATCAGTGGTTTTGGAAATTACCACTTGATTTCAATGTACGTGTTCTAGTGTCCAGATTTAATTATTAGTAATTTGTTGCAATTGTATGTTAACTTTACTCTGCTGATTGATGCTTTGAGATATCTGGACAGTTCTGATCATTGTTATAATTTATCTGCTTATTTTAAGGTTTAATAAATGAAGTTCTTCTTGACCTACTGGATTTTCATTGTTGTTGTTTCAGATGAGGTatggttgagtttttttttaaatactattacacaatatttttcaaatttttgtcaaataacaagccacagttgaatgcaaaaagtgttttaaaatgcattttacactaattCAGTTATTTAGcaaacattagttttcaaaaaatgaaagatttgaaaaaaaaaacaaagattttagcacaaaaaacatcgttaattaaaaaaaaaataaaagatttttaaatcaacccaaacaaaaattattaaaaacgttgcaacgcgttggggaaagcatttaaaattgtttaaagttccgatatcaatattgctccatatGTCAATAAATTTTGCAGTCCCTTCCAATAGCATGCCTTGATCTTTCGTTCTATAAATTGatacctcccgctctcgacggtcccttcaatatcgacaccGGAGAGTCAACCGTCAGTCATTTCTGGACAAAGGTAGTTATCATAGTAATTAGAACGTTATGATATAAAACACTGTTCACAACTAAAACTAAACACTATAGTATAATGAAGTTCCCGGTGGCACTTGGTCTGTTTGTCGCAGTCGTGACAGCTGAtatggaggtttttttttaaatgattgtttacaattttgactTGATGACTAAATAACACATTATTTTGCGACAGCTAACTCCAGATGAGCGCAACTGCCAGATGCGTCAGCGTGCCTCGGACAAGGACGTCGAGATGTTTCATACGATGCAGCGGCCGGTAGAGAGAACGACCAAGTGCTACTACGACTGCATGATGCAAGTGATGGGTTATTCCAACGGAAAGCGGTTCATTCGGGACAGGTTCGAGGATATCTATTTGAGTGCGGCCAAAAACGACGACCAACGGAGAACGATCCGGCATTTGGCGGACAAGTGCGACGGAACGGAACATGACGACGCGTGTGAGCTGGCGGCCGATATTGTGGCGTGTATTAGGcgttgatttctttttttgttaaggtggtagatggtgtccttcacttttggggcaatgactgtcaatgatggttctgaattaaGGGTCCAGatatagtaaattgaaatgaaaacgttgcttaatccacctttaggttggtggtgccttccttacattcataaagttaatacactacagagcctcaaaaaagagtataaataagacattttttatcaaaatatctgagatccggcctaaaaaagtgtataaataacacttaagtggttataacatttggtagggttgtcagatcttcaacgttttaggctcattggaaaggtcttttgattatctatacaaagataggtcgcatggtggatccggacaacgttttcatcaaaatatttgagatccagcCTTCAAAaactgcataaataacacttaagtgcttataacttttgataggattttcagatcttcaacgttttgggctcgtttgaaaggtcttttaaatacctctttaaaaatgtgtagcatgacgggttttcttacaaaaaccaccctttttacaatcttccggactttattcgaaatcgtttttttagcataacttttgaagtactttactaaacttcatcaTATTAACTAgagtcttgtgggaccccaagacggatcgaatgagaccaaaacggttgaaattggttcagccaatccggagataatcgtgtgcatatttttcggtgcacggactcacatccagacacacgcacagacatttgttcagaatttgattctgagtcgataggtatacgtgaaggttggtctacgaggtcaaataaagaagttcatttttcgagtgattttatagcctttcctcattgcattgaggtgaggaaggcaaaaataatcactatatgtAAAATTCTTCTACAAACtacacaaagaaaaccattttttcatcgaaacattttgaatcaagatttgaatgtttatctaaaacaaacatggccgccaaatggccgattggggatgatgccttccagagccttaatATGCTTAATACAGACTGGGCACGATTTTCTGAAGCCacatgaaaaatgcattttctcaatatttcattGCTGTCATATTGGCCACCATCTGGATTACAAAATTGCAGATCATCGTGAAAAAGTTAGCGAGAATTTAGAGCGAAGTCCATgttagtgggaattgcgcaatatcctatgggtaattctct
Encoded here:
- the LOC6043192 gene encoding uncharacterized protein LOC6043192, yielding MKFPVALGLFVAVVTADMELTPDERNCQMRQRASDKDVEMFHTMQRPVERTTKCYYDCMMQVMGYSNGKRFIRDRFEDIYLSAAKNDDQRRTIRHLADKCDGTEHDDACELAADIVACIRR